A stretch of Pelecanus crispus isolate bPelCri1 chromosome 3, bPelCri1.pri, whole genome shotgun sequence DNA encodes these proteins:
- the MRPS10 gene encoding small ribosomal subunit protein uS10m isoform X2 — translation MAAGCLWRRLCQGSAFPVNYASRIMQKQCFLQHSDLMGVRLAGSHDTQEPKTNPLVSISDEPETLYKRLSLLVKGHDKAVLDSYEYFAVLAAKELGISVEKVHKPPKKIERLTLLKSVHIYKKHRVQYEMRTHYMCLETKIEKIPEHIQEPVWDTLPQVEETEVKS, via the exons GGATCAGCTTTTCCTGTCAATTATGCAAGCAGAATTATgcaaaagcagtgttttcttcA ACACTCTGACTTGATGGGAGTACGGCTGGCTGGATCCCACGATACACAGGAGCCTAAGACTAATCCTTTG gtaTCTATTTCAGATGAGCCAGAAACACTGTACAAGAGATTGTCCCTTTTAGTTAAAGGCCATGATAAAGCTGTGTTGGACAGCTATGAATATTTTGCAGTACTTGCAGCTAAAGAACTTGGCATCTCTGTTGAAAAAGT ACATAAACCTCCAAAGAAGATAGAACGTTTgacacttttaaaatctgtacaCATTTACAAGAAGCACAGAGTTCAGTATGAAATGAGAACACATTACATGTGTTTGGAG actaAGATAGAGAAAATACCTGAACACATTCAGGAACCAGTTTGGGATACACTACCTCAAGTAGAAGAAACTGAAGTCAAATCATGA
- the MRPS10 gene encoding small ribosomal subunit protein uS10m isoform X1 — protein MAAGCLWRRLCQGSAFPVNYASRIMQKQCFLQHSDLMGVRLAGSHDTQEPKTNPLVSISDEPETLYKRLSLLVKGHDKAVLDSYEYFAVLAAKELGISVEKVHKPPKKIERLTLLKSVHIYKKHRVQYEMRTHYMCLELKYLTSSTAAVYLEYVQRNLPEGVAMEVKKTKIEKIPEHIQEPVWDTLPQVEETEVKS, from the exons GGATCAGCTTTTCCTGTCAATTATGCAAGCAGAATTATgcaaaagcagtgttttcttcA ACACTCTGACTTGATGGGAGTACGGCTGGCTGGATCCCACGATACACAGGAGCCTAAGACTAATCCTTTG gtaTCTATTTCAGATGAGCCAGAAACACTGTACAAGAGATTGTCCCTTTTAGTTAAAGGCCATGATAAAGCTGTGTTGGACAGCTATGAATATTTTGCAGTACTTGCAGCTAAAGAACTTGGCATCTCTGTTGAAAAAGT ACATAAACCTCCAAAGAAGATAGAACGTTTgacacttttaaaatctgtacaCATTTACAAGAAGCACAGAGTTCAGTATGAAATGAGAACACATTACATGTGTTTGGAG TTAAAATACCTAACAAGCAGTACTGCTGCAGTTTACTTGGAGTACGTTCAACGTAACTTACCTGAAGGGGTTGCCATGGAAGTAAAAAAG actaAGATAGAGAAAATACCTGAACACATTCAGGAACCAGTTTGGGATACACTACCTCAAGTAGAAGAAACTGAAGTCAAATCATGA